GAAACGCGCCCAGTTTTTCCGCCAGCGCAATGTACGGCTGCATCTGCGTGTACTGCTGATGATCGATTGATGGCATATTCACGGCGTTCTGGATCACGCCGCGCTTCAGGTATTCGCGTACCTGACTGGCAATCTGCAAGCCCACTGCGTCCTGCGCTTCGTTTGTCGATCCTGCAATGTGTGGCGTGGCCATCACGTTCTCCAGCGCCAGCAGCGGTGAATTCTTTGGCGGCTCTTCCGTAAAGACGTCCAGCGCGATTCCGCCGATTTGCTTGCTCGCCAGCGCTGCGGCTACTGCTGCTTCATCCAGCAGCTCGCCGCGCGCGCAATTGATGATGCGCACGCCCTTCTTCATTCGCGCCAGCGATTTTTCATTGATCATGCCGCCCGTCTGCGGCGTAAGGCCGACGTGCAGCGTCAGGTAGTCAGCCTGCGCATAGACCTGGTCCAGCTCCGCCAGCGCAATTCCTTGTTCGCGCGCCACTGACGCAGAAACGAAAGGATCATGTGCGATTACCTTCATGTCAAAAGCTTGTGCGCGCCGCGCCACTTCTATCCCAATGCGTCCCAGTCCCACAATTCCCAGCGTCTTGCCGCGCAGCTCCGTTCCTTGCAGTGATTTCTTTTCCCACTTGCCTGCGCGCGTGGTTGAATCTGCCCGGCAGAGATGCCGCGCCAGCGCCAGCATCAGCGCGATGGTATGTTCCGCCACGGCCACGGCGTTTGCGCCGGGCGTATTCATCACGGCGATTCCTGCTTTGGTCGCGGCTTCCAGGTCGATGTTGTCCACGCCTACGCCAGCGCGCCCGATCACGCGCAGTTTCGGCGCGCTCCGTATCACTTGCGCATTCACATCTACGGCCGACCGCACAATCAGCGCGTCCGCATCTTTCAGCGCCGCTTCCAGGCCATTGGGGAGTTGATCATGCGTAAGCACGCTCCAGTCCGCTTCGTCTTTCAGCAGTTGAACGGCATTGGCCGCAACTTTTTCCGCAACCACTATCTTCATCTTGTCGCTTCGCTCCAAACCGCTACAGTATGTTCTGCTGGCAGACTTAGTCGTGCTCCTGCAACTTCCCGCTCAGCGCCAGTAGCCTTGAGTTCGCCATTACCTCGTCGCCAACGCCGGCTGTGTCGCTTCCGCATAAACCTGCTGCGCCGCTTTCAATCCCGCACCTAATTCAATCGGAATGCCCATCTCTGCCAGCACCTGCTCCAGCGCACCAATCGCGGCGATTGTGTCCAGATAGTCGTAATAGCCAAGATGCGCAATGCGGATAAGCTGTCCTTTCATCTCGCCTTGTCCATTGGCCACAATCGCGCCAAAGCGATTGCGAAACGCTTTTACTATGTCGCTTGAATCCACGCCATCCGGCGCAGCGATTGCCGTGAGCGCCGCGCCCGGTGAACTGGCAGAAAAAAGTTTCAATCCCAGAGCTTTGGCTGCAGCGCGGGTCATCGCTGCTGCGGTTTCCGCGTTGTCGATCAAAAGTTTGCGTCCGGCAGCCAGATCTCCGCCGCCTTGTTCGCGAATGTAATCAAGCGCCGCTGCCAGCGCCGCTACCAGCGCGGTAGAAGGCGTATAGCTGGACTCGCCTTTCGCGCCGTTCTTTCTTTCCTTGCGCAGATCAAAGTAGTAGCGCGGATTCTTCGTGGTTTCCATGCGCTGCCATGCGCGTTCACTCACGGAGCAATAAGCCAGCCCCGGCGGCACCATCACTGCCTTTTGCGATCCTCCAATCAGCACGTCAATGCCCCAGCCATCCGCATCAAAATGCGTGGTGCCCAGGCCAGTGATCGCATCGACGACGAGCAACGTGTCCGTGGCTTTCACCAGCCGCGCAATTTCTTTAACATCGTGCCGCACTCCGGTGGAACTCTCAGTGGCCTGTATATAGAGAACTTTATGCCCGGGTTTCAGCGCTTCGCGTACCTGTTGCGGCGTCACCGTCTCGCCGTAAGGCGCTCGGACAGTGTCAAACTGGAGACCGTAAGCCTTGGCCAGCCCTTCCCAACGTTCGCCAAATTTGCCTGCGGAAACGATCAACACTTTGTCTCCGGGTGAAGTCAGGTTGGCCACGGCGGCTTCCATCGCGCCGGTGCCGGAAGCGGTAAACATCACAACATCATTCTTTGTGCCGACAAAGATTTTCAAATCCGCCAGCACACGGGTATACAACGCGCGGAACTCCGCCGTGCGATGGTGCATAGTGGCGGCGGCCATGGCGAGCTGGGCTGAAGGTAAAAGCTGGGTTGGACCCGGAGTAAAAAGACGGCCTTTGCGAATCATATTTAACTGTTCCTGTTCTTGAATTCTGTTATTGCTGAGCCAGATCGATTTTGTTGAAGTCTGCGGGACGGGCCGAGAGGGTTTGCGCGCCGTGTCTCAACAACACCACGCTTGCGGTTGGATCGTTCGCATTTTGCACAACCAGTAAACCATCGCCATCGGGAGATAACGGAGGACCTGACGACATCCAT
The genomic region above belongs to Terriglobia bacterium and contains:
- the serA gene encoding phosphoglycerate dehydrogenase, with amino-acid sequence MKIVVAEKVAANAVQLLKDEADWSVLTHDQLPNGLEAALKDADALIVRSAVDVNAQVIRSAPKLRVIGRAGVGVDNIDLEAATKAGIAVMNTPGANAVAVAEHTIALMLALARHLCRADSTTRAGKWEKKSLQGTELRGKTLGIVGLGRIGIEVARRAQAFDMKVIAHDPFVSASVAREQGIALAELDQVYAQADYLTLHVGLTPQTGGMINEKSLARMKKGVRIINCARGELLDEAAVAAALASKQIGGIALDVFTEEPPKNSPLLALENVMATPHIAGSTNEAQDAVGLQIASQVREYLKRGVIQNAVNMPSIDHQQYTQMQPYIALAEKLGAFLANIVPAAGSIEEISIRYTGRIAEWNTELIRNAAIQGVLNHRGAERANVVNAAAIAHERGIQVHEGKKPEVASGTVTGVIALTLKTTQAERQVRGGVLRGNSLRLLGVDEIDIEMPLGGNLIFFRNLDVPGVVGKIGTLLGRHNVNIGNFALGRRGAEAIAVVEVDSAAPEDVLEELRQLPELQEVRGVRIEEIAKIAS
- a CDS encoding alanine--glyoxylate aminotransferase family protein gives rise to the protein MIRKGRLFTPGPTQLLPSAQLAMAAATMHHRTAEFRALYTRVLADLKIFVGTKNDVVMFTASGTGAMEAAVANLTSPGDKVLIVSAGKFGERWEGLAKAYGLQFDTVRAPYGETVTPQQVREALKPGHKVLYIQATESSTGVRHDVKEIARLVKATDTLLVVDAITGLGTTHFDADGWGIDVLIGGSQKAVMVPPGLAYCSVSERAWQRMETTKNPRYYFDLRKERKNGAKGESSYTPSTALVAALAAALDYIREQGGGDLAAGRKLLIDNAETAAAMTRAAAKALGLKLFSASSPGAALTAIAAPDGVDSSDIVKAFRNRFGAIVANGQGEMKGQLIRIAHLGYYDYLDTIAAIGALEQVLAEMGIPIELGAGLKAAQQVYAEATQPALATR